A portion of the Calliphora vicina chromosome 5, idCalVici1.1, whole genome shotgun sequence genome contains these proteins:
- the hrg gene encoding poly(A) polymerase type 3, with the protein MWNSEVRQQQNGVTTSSSNSILNSSSQNSQNNGSNGSSRNSTQQQQPAKQLGMTSAISLACPRPEDVQKSDELRKALEPYKVFETEEELNHRMEILAKLNTLVKQWVKEISLSKNMPEVAAQKLGGKIYTFGSYRLGVHHKGADIDALCVAPRNIERADYFTSFFELLKKQPEVTECRAVEEAFVPVIKMNFDGIEIDLLFARLSLKEIPDDFDLRDDNLLKNLDPRSVRSLNGCRVTDEILSLVPNIENFRLALRSIKLWAKKHGIYSNSLGYFGGVTWAMLVARTCQLYPNATASTLVHKFFLVFSRWKWPNPVLLKHPDNVNLRFPVWDPRVNASDRYHLMPIITPAYPQQNSTFNVSESTKKVILMEFNRGMSTTDEIMLGRASWDRLFEAPSFFYRYRHFIVLLVNSQTADDHLEWCGLVESKIRLLIGNLERNQHISLAHVNPKCFDHKKGNNNNSCSQNSSSGNEDDKSQNPATTAGAAVAGQATLTASPYCSMWFIGLEFERTENLNVDLTESIQNFTEHVIQHGVNIKMLKEGMSIEARHVKRKQLSQYLDADFLKRERKSMDSHNTFSNAIIANRKRLSTEMQQKESSNGSTVKRSRVSESQEENSNASSDAGGSGGGGGVGGNTTPTTPTSQPQTAPTFNNKQQTTPQPDDVSDNSNGGNSNSNTASTQPTAEVACS; encoded by the exons ATGTGGAATTCAGAAGTACGACAGCAGCAAAACGGTGTTACTACCTCATCCTCCAACTCAATACTCAATTCTTCTAGCCAAAATTCACAAAACAATGGCAGCAATGGTTCTTCACGCAACTCTACACAGCAGCAGCAGCCCGCCAAACAGTTGGGCATGACTTCGGCCATAAGTTTGGCCTGTCCCCGACCCGAAGACGTACAAAAATCTGACGAGCTGCGCAAGGCCTTGGAGCCCTATAAGGTTTTCGAAACGGAAGAGGAATTGAATCATCGCATGGAAATACTTGCCAAACTCAATACTCTTGTCAAACAGTGGGTCAAAGAGATATCACTGTCCAAGAATATGCCTGAAGTGGCCGCCCAAAAGCTGGGTGGTAAAATCTATACATTCGGTTCATATCGTTTGGGTGTACACCACAAAGGTGCTGATATTGACGCATTGTGTGTGGCACCACGCAATATAGAACGTGCCGATTATTTTACATCATTCTTTGAGCTGTTGAAAAAACAACCGGAGGTAACCGAATGCCGTGCCGTTGAGGAGGCGTTTGTACCGGttataaaaatgaatttcgATGGCATCGAAATTGATTTACTATTTGCTCGTTTATCTCTCAAAGAGATACCGGACGATTTTGATTTGCGCGACGACAACCTATTGAAAAACTTGGATCCACGTTCGGTGCGCAGTTTGAACGGCTGTCGCGTAACAGATGAAATATTGTCGTTAGTACCGAATATAGAGAATTTTCGTTTAGCATTGCGTTCCATAAAGTTGTGGGCTAAAA AACATGGCATCTATTCAAATTCATTGGGTTACTTTGGTGGTGTAACCTGGGCTATGTTAGTGGCACGTACCTGCCAATTGTATCCAAATGCTACAGCCTCCACATTGGTACATAAATTCTTTTTGGTTTTCTCGCGTTGGAAGTGGCCCAACCCCGTCTTGCTAAAACATCCAGACAATGTTAATTTAAGATTTCCG gtATGGGATCCCCGTGTTAACGCTTCAGATCGTTATCATTTAATGCCGATTATAACGCCGGCCTATCCAcaacaaaattccacatttaACGTTTCGGAATCCACGAAAAAAGTTATATTAATGGAATTCAATAGAGGCATGTCAACAACAGATGAAATAATGTTGGGCAGAGCTTCGTGGGATAGATTATTTGAGGCTCCCAGTTTCTTTTATag ATATCGCCactttattgttttattggTTAACTCACAAACCGCTGACGATCATTTGGAATGGTGCGGTTTGGTTGAGTCTAAAATTCGTCTCTTGATTGGCAACTTGGAGCGCAATCAACACATTTCTTTGGCCCATGTCAATCCCAAGTGTTTTGACCACAAGAAGGGCAACAATAATAATTCTTGTTCACAAAATAGCAGCAGCGGCAATGAAGATGATAAATCTCAAAATCCTGCTACGACAGCAGGTGCTGCTGTTGCCGGACAAGCAACACTGACCGCATCGCCATATTGTTCGATGTGGTTTATCGGTTTGGAATTTGAGCGCACGGAAAATCTGAATGTTGATTTAACCGAAAGTATACAGAATTTTACAGAGCATGTAATACAACATGGT GTcaacataaaaatgttaaaggaaGGCATGTCCATAGAAGCCCGTCACGTGAAACGCAAACAGTTGTCACAGTATTTGGATGCTGACTTCTTGAAACGTGAACGTAAATCCATGGACAGTCACAATACTTTCAGTAATGCAATTATAGCCAATCGCAAAAGGCTGTCAACTGAAATGCAACAGAAAGAAAGCAGCAATGGCAGCACTGTCAAGCGGTCTCGTGTCAGTGAATCG CAGGAGGAAAATTCAAATGCTTCCAGTGATGCCGGTGgtagtggtggtggtggtggtgttggCGGTAATACTACACCCACAACACCCACCTCACAACCACAAACGGCACCAACATTTAATAACAAGCAACAAACGACGCCCCAACCAGATGATGTTTCGGATAATAGTAATGGCGGTAATAGCAACAGCAATACGGCTTCAACACAACCCACAGCTGAAGTGGCATGCTCGTGA
- the LOC135959984 gene encoding GATA zinc finger domain-containing protein 4-like codes for MLLSSSSASSASSSLSSSAASCNATSLYGRTPRRLSANYNHNSNHLYHQPHHLQQQHHHHLQHHSTNSFMMTSLNTHSKHNNSSSNNNYNNNNSNNNNNNNSSNQNNNNNNNNNNSSSSNNSRNHIVDLVTDDDDDVELLTTGTTATTTTTITYDHHELL; via the exons atgctgCT CTCGTCATCTTCGGCATCATCGGCATCATCGTCGTTGTCATCATCGGCGGCGTCTTGCAATGCAACGTCTTTGTATGGTCGCACACCCAGACGTTTGTCAGCCAATTACAACCACAATAGCAATCATTTGTATCATCAGCCACATCATCtacagcagcagcatcatcatcatttgCAACATCATTCTACCAACTCGTTCATGATGACGTCTTTAAATACACATAGCAAACACAAcaatagcagcagcaacaacaactacaataacaacaatagcaacaacaacaataataataattccagtaatcaaaacaacaataataataataacaacaacaacagtagcagcagcaacaactctAGAAATCATATAGTTGATCTTGttactgatgatgatgatgatgttgaatTATTAACAACTGGAACTACAGCTACAACAACCACAACCATAACTT ATGATCATCAtgaattgttataa
- the Kpc2 gene encoding ubiquitin-associated domain-containing protein 1 yields the protein MIPWVREKFAERRAKWLAARNKRTTNKSEDEDDNSSTSASDIAPRLHRLQDNPEDTANSTNATVVTATASPSASLRTPQTAHRSMRGSSSVTPHCHHHHHSSSCSLTNSTSNNIKLNKIRSSRRSSAASSSIGSCHNSEDVSKGPSPKERIKIRIVCPSARILAFQTDANKRLLELKSEVLLELKDDIGSMPLFATDPRSLGPRFRLLKADYQGSELNENLTLAQLEIVNNDTLVLVAKRNHLQNLMTQTRETRTPPEVEIEMATRSLPVRTSEIPMVDINEIFQQSNLQFDVRKVLISLAQASSVIIGSGPYANRLIAMLKQKLINKRNYQNDTLQCLVDMGFKKEKAEYALKIHNNIYSNALEWLILRQSEEMGIEETVMGLPRTNSIASPSGIMSNDGPIENIAALLEIVRIYSHRDIPPSPETIQNLVDMGFQEPDVIEALKKTCNNKAAACEWLCGNRTGSLVELREGLAQDSPILKTILELPQVQLSLSNPKILLAFLAILENEHTIRVWGGDNDTTSVITHILQKYHEEKHVLGINQFYSSR from the exons ATGATTCCATGGGTACGTGAAAAATTTGCAGAACGTCGTGCCAAATGGCTGGCGGCCCGTAATAAACGTACCACAAATAAAAGTGAAGATGAAGATGATAATTCGTCTACTAGTGCCAGTGATATAGCGCCCAGACTGCATCGCCTGCAAGATAATCCAGAAGATACAGCAAATAGTACTAACGCCACCGTTGTTACAGCGACGGCCAGTCCCAGTGCCAGTCTTCGTACACCACAAACCGCCCATAGATCAATGAGAGGGTCTTCATCGGTTACGCCACattgtcatcatcatcaccattcATCATCATGTTCCTTGACCAACTCAACGTCTAAtaatattaagttaaataaaat aAGGAGTTCTCGTCGTTCTTCGGCTGCCTCTTCGTCCATTGGCTCATGCCACAATTCCGAAGATGTCTCAAAAGGTCCCTCCCCCAAAGAACGTATCAAAATACGCATTGTCTGTCCCTCTGCCCGCATTTTGGCCTTTCAAACGGATGCCAACAAACGCCTGTTGGAGTTAAAAAGTGAAGTTCTTTTAGAGCTTAAAGATGATATTGGCTCCATGCCCCTATTCGCCACAGATCCTCGATCTTTGGGTCCTCGGTTTCGTTTACTAAAGGCTGACTATCAGGGTTCCGAATTGAATGAGAATTTAACATTGGCTCAATTGGAAATTGTCAACAATGACACTTTGGTTTTGGTGGCCAAACGAAATCATTTGCAGAATTTAATGACCCAAACAAGAGAGACTAGAACACCGCCTGAGGTGGAAATAGAAATGGCTACGCGAAGTCTGCCCGTGCGTACGAGTGAGATACCAATGGTGGATATTAATGAGATATTTCAACAGTCTAAT CTGCAATTCGATGTACGTAAAGTTTTGATTTCTTTGGCTCAAGCCTCATCCGTTATTATTGGTTCCGGTCCTTATGCCAATCGTTTAATAGCCATGCTTAAGCAGAAACTTATCAATAAGCGTAACTATCAAAACGATACTTTACAGTGCCTTGTGGACATGGGTTTTAAGAAAGAAAAGGCTGAGTATGCTTTAAAAATACACAA CAATATATATTCAAATGCTTTAGAATGGCTGATACTGCGTCAGTCGGAAGAAATGGGCATAGAAGAAACTGTTATGGGTTTGCCTAGAACTAATTCAATAGCCTCACCCTCGGGTATTATGTCGAATGAT gGTCCTATTGAAAATATAGCAGCTTTATTAGAAATAGTGCGCATTTACAGTCATCGTGATATACCCCCCAGTCCCGAGACCATACAAAATCTAGTGGATATGGGCTTTCAAGAGCCCGATGTTATAGAGGCGTTAAAAAAGACTTGCAATAATAAAGCAGCGGCTTGTGAATGGTTGTGCGGTAATCGTACCGGTAGCTTAGTAGAATTACGTGAAGGTTTAGCCCAAGATTCGCCCATATTAAAAACCATACTCGAATTGCCTCAAGTACAGTTGAGCCTAAGCAATCCCAAAATATTATTGG cCTTTTTAGCAATATTGGAGAATGAGCATACTATACGTGTTTGGGGTGGTGACAATGATACCACCTCGGTTATAACACATATCCTGCAAAAATACCATGAAGAAAAACATGTTTTAGGCATCAATCAATTCTATAGTAGTCGATAG